The following proteins are co-located in the Equus caballus isolate H_3958 breed thoroughbred chromosome 15, TB-T2T, whole genome shotgun sequence genome:
- the LGALSL gene encoding galectin-related protein has protein sequence MPPRAEAARLSPPFFLGRRQQHPAEQSSPDSAATLRAAAATSDLPGRAASPSPPPSRLPGRRRAPGRARARAPARVPAHELASDPRPRPAQDRPGIPARAPRPTSPAARLPAVHPAALCRKMAGSVADSDAVVKLDDGHLNNSLGSPVQADVYFPRLIVPFCGHIKGGMRPGKKVLVMGIVDLNPESFAISLTCGDSEDPPADVAIELKAVFTDRQLLRNSCISGERGEEQSAIPYFPFIPDQPFRVEILCEHPRFRVFVDGHQLFDFYHRVQTLSAIDTIKINGDLQITKLG, from the exons ATGCCGCCCAGGGCCGAAGCCGCGCGGCTTTCGCCACCTTTCTTCCTCGGGCGGCGACAGCAGCACCCCGCGGAACAAAGCAGCCCCGACTCGGCAGCCACGCTCCGGGCAGCAGCCGCCACCTCCGACCTCCCGGGCCGCGcggcctctccctcccctcccccgtccCGCCTGCCGGGTCGGCGCCGGGCCCCCGGGCGTGCCCGCGCGCGCGCCCCCGCGCGCGTGCCCGCGCACGAGCTAGCCTCGGACCCGCGCCCCCGCCCGGCGCAGGACCGCCCCGGGATCCCCGCCCGCGCGCCGCGTCCCACGTCCCCCGCCGCCCGGCTGCCAGCCGTGCACCCCGCCGCGCTGTGCAGGAAGATGGCGGGATCGGTGGCGGACAGTGATGCCGTGGTG AAACTAGATGATGGGCATTTAAACAACTCCTTGGGCTCTCCAGTTCAAGCCGACGTGTACTTCCCACGACTG ATAGTTCCATTTTGTGGGCACATTAAAGGTGGCATGAGACCAGGCAAGAAGGTGTTAGTAATGGGCATCGTAGACCTCAACCCGGAAAG CTTTGCCATCAGCTTGACCTGTGGTGACTCGGAAGATCCTCCTGCCGATGTGGCGATTGAACTCAAAGCTGTGTTCACAGACCGGCAGCTACTCAGAAATTCTTGTATATCTGGGGAAAGGGGTGAAGAACAGTCAGCAATCCCTTACTTTCCATTCATCCCAGACCAGCCATTCAGG GTGGAAATTCTTTGTGAGCACCCACGTTTCAGAGTGTTTGTGGATGGACACCAGCTTTTCGATTTTTACCACCGCGTTCAAACGTTGTCTGCGATCGACACTATAAAGATAAACGGGGACCTCCAGATCACTAAGCTGGGCTGA